A window of the Cellvibrio sp. pealriver genome harbors these coding sequences:
- the gspL gene encoding type II secretion system protein GspL, protein MSMQLVLSVDTSNDGKSLANNFRWCWLGADGVPVDAGTSGDREALRAALGERSGNPQSAWLILPGSRVNTRELEYTEKEKKHLRNLLPFQLEDSVVGDVEELHFALGTPANGKVVVAFADKVWMQAAFAELAALGIEVTRCWTAPLTLPLAAEATAAANSSDANNHWTLGLYQQQVCLRYASTLGFSIAHTHARLALQMLLREQERVDSLPSLHLRAANESDLALLEEAIPAELQPSIASRTLADEWALDFGSSAIDLCQGDFSQRLPIERWWKLWQSVVIFAGVCVAAYVGTLLFEIHTLGRENLKIRQQIEAVARSVIPQGRIVDPEKQLNNLLRQSQPVDQSVSVISLLAVALPQITQEPSVQVKGISFASESGELNFSIQADSFSAFESLSQNLRNQGLNAETSSFNAQGNVQTARLRVTKNP, encoded by the coding sequence ATGTCCATGCAATTGGTGCTCTCTGTAGATACCTCCAATGACGGCAAAAGCCTGGCGAATAATTTCCGCTGGTGCTGGCTGGGCGCTGATGGCGTACCTGTTGATGCAGGTACCAGCGGCGACCGCGAGGCCTTGCGTGCTGCGCTGGGTGAAAGATCGGGCAATCCACAATCGGCCTGGTTGATACTGCCCGGCAGCCGGGTGAATACGCGCGAGCTGGAATACACCGAAAAAGAGAAAAAACATCTGCGCAACCTTCTGCCATTCCAGCTGGAAGATTCGGTAGTGGGCGATGTAGAAGAGTTGCATTTTGCGTTGGGTACACCGGCTAATGGCAAGGTGGTTGTCGCCTTTGCCGACAAAGTCTGGATGCAAGCGGCCTTTGCCGAGTTGGCTGCATTGGGTATCGAAGTCACCCGTTGTTGGACTGCGCCGCTGACCTTGCCGCTCGCGGCAGAGGCGACCGCCGCAGCCAATAGCTCCGACGCTAACAATCATTGGACATTGGGTCTGTACCAGCAGCAGGTATGCCTGCGTTATGCCAGTACCTTGGGTTTCAGTATCGCCCACACCCACGCGCGTCTGGCGCTACAAATGTTATTGCGCGAGCAAGAGCGGGTGGACAGTCTGCCCAGTTTGCATTTGCGTGCGGCCAATGAGTCGGATTTGGCGCTTCTGGAAGAAGCCATTCCGGCGGAATTACAGCCTTCTATTGCCTCGCGGACGCTTGCGGATGAATGGGCGCTGGATTTCGGCAGTAGCGCGATTGATCTGTGCCAGGGTGATTTTTCCCAGCGCCTGCCAATCGAGCGCTGGTGGAAACTCTGGCAATCGGTAGTCATATTTGCCGGTGTCTGTGTGGCGGCTTATGTGGGAACCCTGCTATTTGAAATTCATACGCTCGGGCGCGAGAACCTGAAGATCCGCCAGCAAATTGAAGCCGTTGCACGCTCGGTGATTCCCCAAGGGCGTATTGTCGATCCTGAAAAACAACTCAATAACCTGCTGAGGCAGAGCCAACCGGTAGATCAGTCGGTCAGTGTGATATCGCTGTTGGCGGTAGCCCTGCCGCAGATTACCCAGGAGCCTAGCGTGCAAGTCAAAGGTATTTCCTTTGCAAGCGAATCTGGCGAGCTGAATTTCAGCATCCAGGCAGACAGTTTCAGCGCCTTTGAATCGCTTAGCCAAAACCTGCGCAATCAGGGGCTTAACGCAGAGACCTCCAGCTTTAATGCGCAAGGTAATGTGCAGACTGCACGCCTGCGTGTGACTAAAAATCCTTAG
- a CDS encoding FAD:protein FMN transferase gives MLRLVVVLLACVSLPLQAKWHGDEQDIMGTKVSVALWLDDDIKAEQAVAAAMAEMRRIDEHFSPYIETSELYRANQLAPKASAQKQLAISPELAAIIDKSLYYSRLSDGAFDITFASLARYYDYRNKLSPSEQQREELLPAINYRLIHLDTQRNTVWFAHPKVYIDLGGIAKGYAVDKAIEIVQSFGVKHASVTAGGDSRVIGDKLGRPWLVGIKNPRADAVAITLPLEDVAVSTSGDYERYFINEQGERVHHIINPRTGKSTNGVNSVTIIGPLGFDTDPLSTTVFVMGAEKGLALINRLPGFDAVIITSEGKVLYSKGLMPPE, from the coding sequence ATGCTCCGCTTGGTTGTCGTCCTATTGGCGTGCGTCAGCTTGCCATTGCAGGCCAAATGGCACGGCGATGAACAAGACATCATGGGTACCAAAGTCAGTGTGGCTTTATGGTTGGATGATGACATCAAGGCTGAGCAGGCTGTGGCAGCGGCAATGGCAGAAATGCGCCGCATCGATGAGCACTTCAGTCCTTACATTGAAACCAGCGAGCTGTATCGCGCCAATCAATTAGCGCCCAAGGCCAGTGCCCAAAAGCAGCTGGCAATCTCACCGGAATTGGCAGCGATTATCGATAAATCGCTTTATTACAGCCGCTTGAGCGACGGCGCATTTGATATCACCTTCGCCTCACTCGCCCGCTATTACGATTACCGCAACAAGCTCTCGCCCAGCGAACAACAGCGCGAAGAACTTCTGCCCGCCATTAATTACCGCCTGATCCACCTCGATACCCAACGCAATACTGTCTGGTTTGCGCACCCCAAGGTGTATATCGATTTGGGCGGCATCGCCAAAGGCTATGCGGTCGATAAAGCCATTGAAATTGTGCAGTCCTTCGGCGTGAAGCATGCGAGCGTCACCGCCGGCGGCGACAGCCGGGTGATTGGCGATAAATTGGGTCGCCCATGGCTGGTGGGCATCAAAAACCCGCGCGCCGATGCCGTTGCGATTACCTTGCCGCTGGAAGATGTTGCAGTGTCTACATCGGGTGATTACGAACGTTATTTTATTAACGAGCAAGGCGAACGAGTTCATCACATCATCAACCCGCGCACGGGCAAATCAACCAATGGCGTCAACAGCGTCACGATTATTGGTCCACTCGGATTTGATACCGACCCGCTCTCGACCACCGTGTTTGTGATGGGCGCAGAGAAAGGATTGGCTTTAATCAACCGGCTACCCGGTTTTGATGCGGTCATTATCACCAGCGAAGGCAAAGTGCTTTACAGCAAAGGTTTGATGCCGCCTGAGTAA
- the gspN gene encoding type II secretion system protein N — MNPIPALLKTHKKLWISLGVSLFLIFVISSIPAVWGAYLLSRSSGLALSGVTGTIWNGRASLASLPRPEREYSLGQLSWSLSPLSLLTLSPCAHVKTNLPGQQFEGDVCGGAGGAVKLRNADISLPVALVQTKLPIPVQGQFSAHIEEMELRGNVLLKLKGKLTWNGARVNTGVNWLDIGSYAAEFTDNGSNGISAKLFHLAGPVDVDLQVELAAPSGGKVTGELAAPRAFFEAANAMDMLAMFAQEDRVDDEGKTHYRVDMNL; from the coding sequence ATGAACCCGATACCTGCTTTATTAAAAACCCACAAAAAACTCTGGATCTCCTTGGGCGTTTCGCTGTTTTTGATTTTTGTGATCAGCAGCATCCCGGCCGTATGGGGCGCTTACTTGCTCAGCCGTAGTTCGGGTTTGGCATTGAGTGGTGTGACGGGAACTATCTGGAATGGTCGGGCGAGTCTTGCCAGTTTGCCGCGCCCCGAGCGGGAGTATTCGCTTGGGCAATTAAGTTGGAGTCTGAGCCCGCTCTCATTACTGACGCTCTCCCCTTGCGCACATGTCAAAACCAATTTACCCGGGCAGCAATTTGAGGGTGATGTCTGTGGAGGTGCTGGTGGTGCAGTGAAACTGCGCAATGCCGACATATCCCTTCCTGTTGCCTTGGTTCAAACGAAGTTGCCAATCCCGGTGCAGGGGCAATTCTCTGCCCATATCGAGGAAATGGAATTGCGCGGGAATGTATTGCTCAAGCTTAAAGGCAAATTGACCTGGAATGGCGCGCGTGTAAATACCGGCGTTAACTGGTTGGATATAGGCAGTTACGCGGCCGAATTTACCGACAACGGCAGTAACGGAATCAGCGCCAAACTCTTTCATTTGGCAGGGCCGGTGGATGTGGACTTGCAAGTTGAATTGGCTGCGCCCAGTGGCGGCAAAGTGACGGGTGAGCTGGCTGCGCCCAGGGCGTTTTTTGAAGCAGCCAATGCGATGGATATGTTAGCGATGTTTGCTCAGGAAGACCGCGTTGACGACGAAGGCAAAACCCATTATCGCGTGGATATGAACCTGTAA
- the gspM gene encoding type II secretion system protein GspM, giving the protein MNQLLNFLNKYNRREQTMILGCGLAVILYMVWLLVFVPIEKKRDQLLSANTATTQTLGRVQIVAAQIEQMRNRGAAASTENINGLIDTTLRTNGLTMSGFQPGANGEVRVRLDRANYESLMQWLYDLEFKQGVKVSDLSIAATNDPGQVTVNLRLQKTN; this is encoded by the coding sequence ATGAACCAGTTACTTAATTTCCTGAATAAATATAACCGCCGCGAGCAGACCATGATTCTGGGCTGCGGTTTGGCTGTCATTCTCTACATGGTATGGCTGCTGGTATTTGTCCCTATCGAGAAAAAACGCGACCAACTGTTGTCAGCCAATACTGCAACGACGCAAACCCTTGGGCGGGTGCAGATTGTCGCAGCGCAAATCGAGCAGATGCGCAACCGTGGCGCTGCAGCCAGTACGGAAAATATCAACGGTTTAATTGATACCACGTTGCGCACCAATGGCCTCACCATGAGTGGTTTCCAGCCTGGTGCCAATGGCGAAGTGCGGGTGCGTCTGGATCGTGCAAATTACGAATCGCTGATGCAGTGGCTCTACGATCTGGAGTTTAAACAGGGGGTCAAAGTGAGCGACTTATCTATTGCGGCGACCAATGATCCGGGGCAAGTCACCGTTAACTTGCGTCTGCAAAAAACCAACTAA